The DNA segment CCAATGCCCAGAGATCGGCCTTGTACTTTGCAATTCCCATGGATCCATAGAATGCAAGAGTATGGCTTAGCCAATAAAACGCTGAATAGGCGACAGTGAGTTCCGGTGCAAATTCCTTTTCCAAACTCACCATGGGATCCAAACAAATTCCTAAGGTATTGATTATTTGTTCGTTTGTACTTTCTTCAATGGGAAAACCAACCTCACCAAGTGCCGGTGTGTAAATGAGAGCCTTAATCTGTTTGGATCTTCCATGTTTTTCAAAATCATCTAAGATGGAATTTGTAAGCCCAGGTTCTGCTCGTTTTCCAAATAAGGTCAGATTTGCATTCGACACAGGTTCATTTGTTGTTGTGGATGTAATGATAAAGGCATTTGGGTCTGAGATACGGATGGCTTGGATGGCACTTTGTCCCGCTTCCCCCGAACCACCTATTATTAAATATTGATTTTGTCCCATGAATCCCTACCTGAATGTTTTAAAGGCTCTAATTTTCGATTGATCATGGTAAAGTCTCTTAGATTCTTTATCGGAACAAGCGAAATATGAAAACGATTCTATCCTGCTCCAATTGTCTTAGTGGTCATTCCATTTCCTCATCCAAACTGGAAGGCAAAAAAGGAAAATACCGATGTAAAAAATGTTCCATTTGGAACCATTTTGATTTCCGAAAGAACCTCACTGGAGAAAGATCCGACTCACTCGTGTTATTTGATCTCAATTTTATTGGTCAAATTCCCAACCATACCCTTCAAGGACAAATTTTTGGAAGGTATACGACAAACTTTGTATCGGAGTGGTCAAATGAAGAATTAGTTTTTTTGAAAGACGAAGAGGGAAACGATGATGATGTTCGGATTTCCTTATCTGGACTTCCTGAAATTGTTCGTTTAAAAAATTTTGATTATGACATCACAACAACGACTCCTTCCAAAACTCTCAGTATCATCATCAATCATAATGTAAACACTTCTCCCGTTAGACTTTCCTTAACGGTAGAAAATTATGACCATGCACTTGTGAATGGAAAATTGTATTTAGCAATTTCTGATGAGTGGAATACCTTTTTACATGGTAGTTTTACTGCTACTCATGTTTATAAAATTGAGTTTGATGAATATGGCGTAGCAAACAAAGAACTTCCCGATTTTATCTCAATTTATTTAGCATCCAAAATTTATGCGTTGTCTGGAAATATTTTATTATTACAAAAACATTATCCATCCTTAACAGAAAAGGAAAAAGATGAATTACTCACACTTGTGATGTACCATTGGCCCGAAAACCAAACAACAATTTCGGAAGTACATTTCAAAGAAGCAAACATCCAATCAAAATTCCAGCTCACACAGCGAAAACTGAACGAAACATTTATTTTT comes from the Leptospira ellinghausenii genome and includes:
- a CDS encoding ankyrin repeat domain-containing protein; this encodes MKTILSCSNCLSGHSISSSKLEGKKGKYRCKKCSIWNHFDFRKNLTGERSDSLVLFDLNFIGQIPNHTLQGQIFGRYTTNFVSEWSNEELVFLKDEEGNDDDVRISLSGLPEIVRLKNFDYDITTTTPSKTLSIIINHNVNTSPVRLSLTVENYDHALVNGKLYLAISDEWNTFLHGSFTATHVYKIEFDEYGVANKELPDFISIYLASKIYALSGNILLLQKHYPSLTEKEKDELLTLVMYHWPENQTTISEVHFKEANIQSKFQLTQRKLNETFIFLISNQLKPNANHWHIIHDVVCHSESEPIFIPILKSKFPEEYHQNLGNQLESKNEDKTLDWLDEDDVYLLDSFVRTVGSLDYIIKDSIRNPLGFTLLQEAFVRSKFKSCMRLLERGANPNILDANGESAIFKLCQDNKLRLQEKTTLMDELIKRGAQVNLQSVNGMSPLHWCSVFGEPSLAKRLIQAGVDIHITDQIGSTALHEACKFGNSSVLALLLESGAKANGKTLEEKTGRDLAFENLEIAELESDEEKKNRYQRVLSLLDVYGG